Proteins from a genomic interval of Schaalia odontolytica:
- a CDS encoding AAA family ATPase, whose product MSLSIEDATRFAQVFKSLVNGVSVAVLDKRQAVRLALTTMFAGGHLLLEDAPGTGKTALARAISAVIDGTHSRIQFTPDLLPSDITGVNMFNQKTGEWVFHAGPVFAEIVLADEINRASPKTQSALLEVMEEAQVTVDGVRRPAPQPFMVIATQNPVEQAGTYPLPEAQLDRFLMKTSIGYPSRSAMIDVLDGSASPDRSKNLQPMVSGQDIVAWSALAADNHTDRAVLDYVAALAEATREDESSLLGVSTRGAIGMVRCTRVWAAAQGRNFVLPDDVKALAVPVWAHRIVVDPDAAFSGATSEGVIQRALTSVPAPAVGA is encoded by the coding sequence ATGTCACTGTCCATTGAGGACGCGACGCGTTTCGCCCAGGTTTTCAAGAGCCTCGTCAACGGGGTCTCCGTGGCGGTCTTGGACAAGCGCCAGGCGGTTCGCCTCGCGCTCACGACCATGTTTGCCGGAGGACACCTGCTGCTCGAGGACGCCCCGGGCACCGGCAAGACCGCCCTGGCGCGCGCCATCAGCGCCGTCATCGATGGCACGCACTCGCGTATCCAGTTCACCCCCGACTTGCTTCCCTCCGACATCACGGGCGTGAACATGTTCAACCAGAAGACCGGCGAGTGGGTCTTCCACGCGGGCCCCGTCTTCGCCGAGATCGTCCTGGCGGACGAGATCAACCGCGCTTCGCCCAAGACCCAGTCCGCCCTGCTGGAGGTCATGGAGGAAGCGCAGGTCACGGTGGACGGCGTGCGTCGCCCCGCACCCCAGCCCTTCATGGTCATCGCGACCCAGAACCCCGTCGAGCAGGCCGGAACATACCCCCTGCCCGAGGCCCAGCTCGACCGCTTCCTCATGAAGACCTCGATCGGCTACCCGTCGCGCAGCGCCATGATCGACGTCCTCGACGGCTCGGCATCCCCGGACCGCTCGAAGAACCTCCAGCCCATGGTGTCCGGCCAGGACATCGTCGCCTGGTCCGCCCTGGCCGCGGACAACCACACCGACCGCGCGGTCCTGGACTACGTGGCGGCCCTGGCGGAGGCCACCCGCGAGGACGAGTCCTCCCTGCTGGGCGTCTCCACGCGTGGCGCGATCGGCATGGTCCGATGCACCCGCGTGTGGGCGGCCGCGCAGGGGCGTAACTTCGTTCTGCCCGACGACGTCAAGGCCCTCGCCGTGCCCGTGTGGGCCCACCGCATCGTCGTTGA